One Melospiza melodia melodia isolate bMelMel2 chromosome 1, bMelMel2.pri, whole genome shotgun sequence genomic window carries:
- the USP14 gene encoding ubiquitin carboxyl-terminal hydrolase 14 isoform X2, with product MPLFSVNVKWGKEKFDGVELNTDEPPMVFKAQLFALTGVQPARQKVMVKGGTLKDDDWGNLKIKNGMTLLMMGSADALPEEPVARPIFVEDMTEEQLASAMELPCGLTNLGNTCYMNATVQCIRSVPEVKEALKRYGGALRASGEMASAQYITAALRDLFDSMDKTSSSIPPIILLQFLHMAFPQFAEKGDQGQYLQQDANECWVQMMRVLQQKLEGIEGDTIMETDSGATAASSKKKSLIDQFFSIEFETAMKCTEAEEEEVTKGKENLLQLSCFINQEVKYLFTGLKLRLQEEITKLSPTLQRNALYIKSSKISRLPAYLTIQMVRFFYKEKESVNAKVLKDVKFPLMLDVYELCTPDLQEKMVSYRSKFKDLEDKKVNQQPKNSSKSDGAQKEVKYEPFSFPDDIGSNNCGYYDLQAVLTHQGRSSSSGHYVSWVKRKQDEWIKFDDDKVSIVTPEDILRLSGGGDWHIAYVLLYGPRRIEVVEEAAEQ from the exons ATGCCGCTCTTCTCAG TGAATGTAAAATGGGGAAAAGAGAAATTCGATGGCGTGGAGCTGAACACTGACGAACCTCCGATGGTCTTCAAAGCCCAGTTATTTGCACTGACCGGAGTTCAGCCAGCCAGACAGAAGGTTATGGTTAAAGGAGGAACTCTGAAG GATGATGACTGGGGAAACCTAAAAATAAAGAAT gggatgACCTTGCTAATGATGGGTTCCGCCGACGCGCTTCCAGAAGAGCCGGTTGCTCGCCCCATCTTCGTGGAGGACATGACAGAGGAGCAGTTGGCCTCGGCT ATGGAATTGCCCTGTGGATTGACAAACCTTGGCAACACTTGCTACATGAATGCTACGGTTCAGTGTATCCGATCCGTGCCAGAAGTGAAAGAGGCCCTTAAAAG gTATGGTGGTGCCTTAAGAGCTTCAGGAGAAATGGCCTCTGCTCAATACATTACTGCAG CTCTTAGAGACTTGTTTGATTCCATGGATAAAACCTCCTCCAGTATCCCACCTATCATTCTCCTGCAGTTTTTACATATGGCCTTCCCACAGTTTGCAGAGAAAGGTGATCAAGGCCAGTACCTTCAACAG GATGCCAATGAGTGCTGGGTGCAGATGATGAGGGTACTACAGCAGAAGCTGGAAGGCATAGAAGGTGATACAATTATGGAG ACAGACTCTGGAGCTACAGCAGCATCCTCTAAAAAGAAGAGTTTAATTGATCAATTCTTCAGCATTGAATTTGAAACAGC CATGAAATGTACAGAAGCCGAAGAAGAAGAAGTAACTAAAGGAAAGGAGAATCTCCTTCAGCTTAGCTGCTTTATCAATCAAGAAGTGAAATACCTGTTTACAGGACTAAAATTG CGTCTTCAGGAGGAAATCACCAAACTCTCTCCAACACTGCAGAGAAATGCACTCTATATCAAATCT tccaAAATTAGTCGCTTGCCAGCATACCTGACTATTCAGATGGTTAGATTTTTTTACAAAGAGAAAGAATCTGTGAATGCAAAAGTTCTTAAG GATGTCAAATTTCCTCTTATGTTGGATGTGTATGAGCTGTGTACTCCAGACCTGCAGGAAAAAATGGTTTCTTATCGATCAAAATTCAAAGATCTAGAAGACAAAAAAGTGAATCAACAGCCAAAGAAC TCTAGTAAAAGTGATGGTGCACAGAAAGAAGTTAAATATGAACCATTTTCTTTTCCTGATG ATATTGGCTCTAACAATTGCGGCTATTATGACCTGCAGGCAGTGCTAACTCATCAAGGCAGATCAAGTTCCTCTGGGCATTATGTGTCTTGGGTTAAAAGGAAACaag ATGAATGGATTAAATTTGATGATGACAAAGTCAGCATTGTTACACCTGAAGACATTTTGAGGTTATCTGGGGGTGGGGACTGGCATATAGCTTATGTTCTACTCTACGGGCCTCGCAGGATTGAAGTCGTCGAAGAAGCAGCTGAACAATAG
- the USP14 gene encoding ubiquitin carboxyl-terminal hydrolase 14 isoform X1: MPLFSVNVKWGKEKFDGVELNTDEPPMVFKAQLFALTGVQPARQKVMVKGGTLKDDDWGNLKIKNGMTLLMMGSADALPEEPVARPIFVEDMTEEQLASAMELPCGLTNLGNTCYMNATVQCIRSVPEVKEALKRYGGALRASGEMASAQYITAALRDLFDSMDKTSSSIPPIILLQFLHMAFPQFAEKGDQGQYLQQDANECWVQMMRVLQQKLEGIEGDTIMEVITDSGATAASSKKKSLIDQFFSIEFETAMKCTEAEEEEVTKGKENLLQLSCFINQEVKYLFTGLKLRLQEEITKLSPTLQRNALYIKSSKISRLPAYLTIQMVRFFYKEKESVNAKVLKDVKFPLMLDVYELCTPDLQEKMVSYRSKFKDLEDKKVNQQPKNSSKSDGAQKEVKYEPFSFPDDIGSNNCGYYDLQAVLTHQGRSSSSGHYVSWVKRKQDEWIKFDDDKVSIVTPEDILRLSGGGDWHIAYVLLYGPRRIEVVEEAAEQ; the protein is encoded by the exons ATGCCGCTCTTCTCAG TGAATGTAAAATGGGGAAAAGAGAAATTCGATGGCGTGGAGCTGAACACTGACGAACCTCCGATGGTCTTCAAAGCCCAGTTATTTGCACTGACCGGAGTTCAGCCAGCCAGACAGAAGGTTATGGTTAAAGGAGGAACTCTGAAG GATGATGACTGGGGAAACCTAAAAATAAAGAAT gggatgACCTTGCTAATGATGGGTTCCGCCGACGCGCTTCCAGAAGAGCCGGTTGCTCGCCCCATCTTCGTGGAGGACATGACAGAGGAGCAGTTGGCCTCGGCT ATGGAATTGCCCTGTGGATTGACAAACCTTGGCAACACTTGCTACATGAATGCTACGGTTCAGTGTATCCGATCCGTGCCAGAAGTGAAAGAGGCCCTTAAAAG gTATGGTGGTGCCTTAAGAGCTTCAGGAGAAATGGCCTCTGCTCAATACATTACTGCAG CTCTTAGAGACTTGTTTGATTCCATGGATAAAACCTCCTCCAGTATCCCACCTATCATTCTCCTGCAGTTTTTACATATGGCCTTCCCACAGTTTGCAGAGAAAGGTGATCAAGGCCAGTACCTTCAACAG GATGCCAATGAGTGCTGGGTGCAGATGATGAGGGTACTACAGCAGAAGCTGGAAGGCATAGAAGGTGATACAATTATGGAGGTAATT ACAGACTCTGGAGCTACAGCAGCATCCTCTAAAAAGAAGAGTTTAATTGATCAATTCTTCAGCATTGAATTTGAAACAGC CATGAAATGTACAGAAGCCGAAGAAGAAGAAGTAACTAAAGGAAAGGAGAATCTCCTTCAGCTTAGCTGCTTTATCAATCAAGAAGTGAAATACCTGTTTACAGGACTAAAATTG CGTCTTCAGGAGGAAATCACCAAACTCTCTCCAACACTGCAGAGAAATGCACTCTATATCAAATCT tccaAAATTAGTCGCTTGCCAGCATACCTGACTATTCAGATGGTTAGATTTTTTTACAAAGAGAAAGAATCTGTGAATGCAAAAGTTCTTAAG GATGTCAAATTTCCTCTTATGTTGGATGTGTATGAGCTGTGTACTCCAGACCTGCAGGAAAAAATGGTTTCTTATCGATCAAAATTCAAAGATCTAGAAGACAAAAAAGTGAATCAACAGCCAAAGAAC TCTAGTAAAAGTGATGGTGCACAGAAAGAAGTTAAATATGAACCATTTTCTTTTCCTGATG ATATTGGCTCTAACAATTGCGGCTATTATGACCTGCAGGCAGTGCTAACTCATCAAGGCAGATCAAGTTCCTCTGGGCATTATGTGTCTTGGGTTAAAAGGAAACaag ATGAATGGATTAAATTTGATGATGACAAAGTCAGCATTGTTACACCTGAAGACATTTTGAGGTTATCTGGGGGTGGGGACTGGCATATAGCTTATGTTCTACTCTACGGGCCTCGCAGGATTGAAGTCGTCGAAGAAGCAGCTGAACAATAG